In one window of Tenacibaculum mesophilum DNA:
- a CDS encoding TonB-dependent receptor domain-containing protein, with product MKKLTLLFILLISFTAVAQRTTKGIASKITLTGKVLETNSKQPLEYATLVLTNTNTNQVIGGVTDVNGNFSIDASSGTYNIKVEFIGFKTKSLGNHDLSQNKNLGNILLSEDAETLDEIEIIAEKSTVEIRLDKKIYNVGKDMTVKGGNASDVLDNVPSVNVDAEGAISLRGNENVRILIDGKPSALVGLTGTDALRNLPADAIEKVEVITSPSARYDAEGTAGILNIILRKGKITGFNGSVNLTLGNPDMVSISPNLNYRTKKFNLFSNLAYSYRNGPGNSNSFFTNFNKDGDITSYRDEDRVFDRKSNNYNGSLGLEYYINDKSSITGTFFYRDSKDDDVATNNTTFFDNNRVITKEQVRIENEKEENTDIQYSLNYTNNIDDKGQKLIIDLQYGESDEFEPADIFVDRNLSERNRQTTTSKDRLFQIDYVLPIGEKSQFEAGHKVTLQDLNSDFRVRDALGNPLPNDPSNAIEFKQNIYAFYTQFGSKVDKFSYLLGLRAEVTDIDLTVFTTDQFKEKNYTEWFPTVNLGYEINDSDNISLGYSRRLRRPRHWFLNPFETRSSATNVFRGNPDLDPTFTNSVDFGYNTRISKLNLGASLYYQYSTDIMQGVSILEQRVIEGETTNVTVRQPVNLNNESRYGFEFTTNYNPTKKVRLSASFNYFKFNTDAFTYVYTAANGDQVTTPLDEVNESSWFARFNSRITLPWKLQWQTRLMYRGAQATAQDNRKGMFSANLALSKDLFKEKASLVLNVSDLFNTRKRESTTFLYDDEGLLNTINDGSFQWRERQITLSFTYRFNQKKKRDRPEQNGDFDGGSEGF from the coding sequence ATGAAAAAACTTACACTACTTTTTATTTTACTTATTAGTTTTACAGCTGTTGCTCAACGTACTACAAAAGGTATCGCTTCTAAAATCACTTTAACGGGTAAGGTCTTAGAAACAAACTCTAAGCAACCTTTGGAATATGCAACTTTAGTACTAACAAACACCAACACAAACCAAGTTATTGGAGGTGTTACAGACGTTAACGGAAACTTCTCTATCGATGCTTCATCTGGCACGTACAATATAAAAGTTGAATTTATAGGGTTCAAAACTAAAAGTTTAGGAAATCATGATTTAAGTCAAAATAAAAACTTAGGAAATATATTACTATCCGAAGACGCAGAGACATTAGATGAAATTGAAATAATAGCAGAAAAATCGACAGTAGAAATACGTTTAGATAAAAAAATATACAACGTTGGTAAAGATATGACTGTAAAAGGAGGAAATGCATCTGATGTTTTAGATAACGTCCCTTCTGTTAATGTAGACGCAGAAGGAGCTATTAGTCTACGCGGTAACGAAAATGTTCGTATTTTAATAGACGGTAAACCTTCTGCTTTAGTAGGCTTAACAGGAACAGACGCTCTTAGAAATTTACCCGCAGACGCTATTGAAAAAGTAGAAGTTATCACTTCTCCTTCTGCTCGTTACGACGCTGAAGGTACAGCTGGTATTTTAAATATTATTCTTAGGAAAGGAAAAATCACAGGTTTTAATGGCTCTGTAAACCTAACTTTAGGAAATCCTGATATGGTAAGTATTTCTCCAAATCTCAATTATAGAACAAAAAAGTTTAATCTCTTTTCAAACCTAGCTTATTCCTACAGAAACGGACCTGGTAACTCTAATAGTTTTTTCACAAACTTCAACAAAGATGGTGATATTACTAGTTATAGAGATGAAGACAGAGTTTTTGATAGAAAGAGTAATAACTATAACGGATCCTTAGGGCTAGAATACTACATTAATGATAAAAGTTCTATTACCGGAACTTTCTTTTATAGAGATTCTAAAGATGATGATGTAGCTACCAACAATACTACTTTTTTTGATAATAATAGAGTTATAACGAAAGAACAGGTAAGAATAGAAAACGAGAAAGAAGAAAATACAGATATACAATACTCTTTAAACTATACAAATAATATTGATGATAAAGGACAAAAACTAATTATAGATTTACAATACGGTGAAAGTGATGAATTTGAGCCTGCCGATATTTTTGTTGACAGAAACCTTTCTGAGCGAAATAGACAAACAACAACCTCTAAAGATCGCCTTTTTCAAATAGATTATGTATTGCCTATTGGAGAAAAAAGTCAGTTTGAAGCTGGACACAAAGTCACCTTACAAGATTTAAATTCAGACTTTAGAGTACGTGATGCCCTCGGAAACCCATTGCCTAACGATCCTTCAAATGCAATTGAATTCAAACAAAATATTTATGCATTCTATACTCAGTTTGGAAGTAAAGTTGATAAGTTTTCATACCTGTTAGGTTTAAGAGCAGAAGTTACTGATATTGATTTAACAGTGTTTACAACCGACCAGTTTAAAGAAAAGAATTATACAGAGTGGTTTCCAACAGTAAACCTAGGGTATGAAATCAATGATAGTGATAACATTTCATTAGGGTATAGTAGAAGGTTACGTAGACCACGTCATTGGTTTCTAAACCCATTTGAAACCAGAAGTTCTGCAACCAATGTATTTAGAGGAAACCCTGACTTAGATCCTACCTTTACTAACTCTGTAGACTTTGGCTATAACACACGTATAAGTAAGCTAAACTTAGGAGCTTCTTTATATTATCAATACTCTACCGATATTATGCAAGGTGTATCTATTTTAGAACAAAGAGTTATAGAAGGAGAAACAACTAACGTAACAGTTAGACAACCAGTGAACCTTAACAATGAAAGTCGTTATGGATTTGAATTTACAACTAACTATAATCCTACTAAAAAGGTACGATTATCAGCTTCATTTAATTACTTTAAATTTAATACAGATGCTTTTACATACGTATATACCGCTGCTAATGGAGACCAAGTAACAACCCCTTTAGACGAGGTAAATGAAAGTAGCTGGTTTGCACGTTTTAACTCAAGGATTACCTTACCTTGGAAACTACAATGGCAAACACGCTTAATGTATCGTGGAGCACAAGCAACAGCTCAAGATAATAGAAAAGGAATGTTTTCTGCTAACCTTGCCCTGAGTAAAGACTTGTTTAAAGAAAAAGCTTCATTGGTATTAAATGTGAGCGATTTATTTAACACTCGTAAGCGAGAAAGCACTACTTTTCTATAT
- a CDS encoding OmpA/MotB family protein, whose protein sequence is MRKIFLFLTASILLASCASTKELEAIKAKHEQTKEELLAVKANLTKCLVEKENCEDKAFSLESRVTELKRDKENTLQQVENLTVLTKGANDNIKETLSQLSKKDKYINKIREAASKKDSLNLVVAFHLKRELQDGIDDEDIEVNVEKTVVFISISDKLLFKSGSYTINDKASKVLEKVATVVNGQPQMDVMVEGHTDNTPVSAGSALKDNWGLSVLRSTAIVRELQGKYNVAPERLIAAGRSSYVPLVENNSPANKAKNRRTKIIILPRLNQFFDLLDQKVE, encoded by the coding sequence ATGAGAAAAATATTTTTATTCCTTACTGCTTCAATTTTACTAGCATCTTGTGCTTCAACAAAAGAATTAGAAGCAATAAAAGCTAAACACGAACAAACAAAAGAAGAGTTACTAGCCGTAAAAGCTAACTTAACAAAATGTTTAGTTGAAAAAGAAAACTGTGAAGACAAAGCATTTTCTTTAGAGTCAAGAGTAACAGAACTAAAGAGAGATAAAGAAAATACTTTACAACAAGTTGAAAACTTAACAGTTTTAACTAAAGGCGCTAATGATAACATTAAAGAGACATTATCTCAATTAAGCAAGAAAGATAAGTACATCAACAAAATTAGAGAAGCTGCTTCTAAAAAAGATTCTTTAAACTTAGTAGTTGCTTTTCACTTAAAAAGAGAATTACAAGACGGTATTGATGACGAAGATATTGAAGTAAATGTTGAAAAAACAGTTGTATTCATTTCAATTTCCGACAAGTTATTATTTAAAAGTGGAAGTTACACTATTAACGACAAAGCTTCTAAAGTGTTAGAAAAAGTTGCTACTGTAGTTAACGGACAGCCTCAAATGGATGTAATGGTTGAAGGACATACAGACAACACTCCTGTTTCAGCTGGATCAGCCTTAAAGGATAACTGGGGATTAAGTGTTTTACGTTCTACTGCTATCGTTCGTGAGTTACAGGGAAAGTATAATGTTGCTCCTGAAAGATTAATCGCAGCTGGTAGAAGTAGTTATGTTCCTTTAGTAGAAAACAACAGTCCTGCTAACAAAGCCAAAAATAGACGTACAAAAATCATCATTTTACCAAGATTAAATCAGTTCTTTGATTTATTAGATCAAAAAGTAGAATAG
- a CDS encoding FAD:protein FMN transferase, whose amino-acid sequence MIKRITLLVVSLLLVIACKEEKKEKITKLQGAVFGTTYHITYLNKVDYQKPIDSLFNLVNKSLSTYMPTSDISKINQGDTTVIVDDMFVEVFEKAKRIYKKTDGYFDPTIGRLIDAYGFGSGKEKKDLTSEEIAALMENVGFDKVVLKNRKVHRDSENIEFNVNAFAKGYGVDVVGRFLESKNIDDYIVEIGGEIRARGTKDGKLWKVAIEKPNADGTRSVQKIIELDNESMATSGNYRKYKLNTEGKKIVHTVNAKTGLAEESNLLSVSVRLKGDCADVDAYATAFLAMGLEKTKEFLKEHPELKVVLLYHNEVGELAEFVN is encoded by the coding sequence ATGATTAAAAGGATAACGCTTTTAGTAGTTTCATTATTGTTAGTAATAGCTTGTAAGGAAGAAAAAAAAGAAAAGATAACTAAATTACAAGGAGCTGTTTTTGGGACTACATATCATATAACCTATTTGAATAAGGTTGATTATCAAAAACCTATTGATAGTTTGTTTAATTTGGTAAACAAATCATTGTCTACATACATGCCTACTTCTGATATTTCAAAAATTAACCAAGGAGACACCACTGTAATAGTTGATGATATGTTTGTAGAAGTTTTTGAAAAGGCTAAAAGAATTTACAAGAAAACTGATGGTTATTTTGATCCGACGATTGGTAGATTGATAGATGCTTACGGCTTTGGCTCAGGAAAAGAAAAGAAAGATTTGACCTCTGAAGAAATAGCGGCTTTGATGGAGAATGTAGGATTTGATAAAGTTGTGTTAAAAAACAGAAAAGTTCATAGAGATAGTGAAAATATAGAGTTTAATGTTAATGCTTTTGCTAAAGGTTATGGAGTAGATGTTGTTGGGAGGTTTTTAGAGTCGAAAAACATTGATGATTACATAGTAGAAATAGGAGGAGAGATTAGAGCTAGAGGAACGAAAGACGGAAAGCTTTGGAAAGTAGCGATTGAAAAGCCAAATGCTGATGGAACACGTTCTGTTCAAAAAATAATTGAGCTGGATAATGAATCTATGGCAACTTCAGGGAATTATAGAAAGTACAAGTTAAATACTGAAGGAAAAAAGATAGTACACACGGTAAATGCCAAAACAGGACTAGCAGAAGAGAGTAATTTGTTAAGTGTGTCAGTTCGATTAAAAGGTGACTGTGCCGATGTAGATGCTTATGCAACGGCTTTTTTAGCAATGGGTTTAGAAAAAACAAAAGAGTTTCTAAAAGAACATCCAGAGCTTAAAGTGGTGTTGTTATATCATAATGAAGTAGGAGAACTAGCAGAATTCGTAAACTAG
- a CDS encoding class I SAM-dependent methyltransferase, translating into MSLFKTILNTIPRPILIKASYWARPIITWWLKGDNFTDPIDGKSFKKFLPYGYGVQRKNALSPSTLSLERHRLMWLFLQEESNFFSSDKKLKVLHIAPEQCFLDLFRKQANLEYTTSDLESPIADVKADICDLPFKDNSFDVVFCNHVLEHILNDTKAMQELYRVMKVGGFGIFQIPQDLSREVTFEDNSITDPKERAKIFGQYDHVRVYGRDYFNKLRSVGFKVDEIDYTKKIAPEKLERFALMKGEILPVCYKN; encoded by the coding sequence GTGTCTTTATTTAAAACGATACTTAATACTATTCCTAGACCTATATTAATCAAAGCCAGTTATTGGGCTCGTCCCATTATTACTTGGTGGTTAAAAGGAGATAACTTTACAGATCCGATTGACGGAAAATCATTCAAAAAGTTTTTACCTTACGGATATGGAGTTCAACGTAAAAATGCACTTTCTCCTTCTACACTGTCACTAGAAAGACATCGTTTAATGTGGCTTTTTTTACAAGAGGAAAGCAACTTCTTTTCTTCGGATAAAAAGTTAAAAGTATTACATATAGCTCCAGAGCAATGTTTTTTAGATCTTTTTAGAAAACAAGCGAACCTAGAGTACACTACTTCTGATTTAGAATCGCCTATTGCGGATGTAAAAGCCGATATTTGCGATCTTCCTTTTAAAGATAACTCTTTTGATGTCGTATTTTGTAACCATGTATTAGAACACATTCTTAACGACACAAAGGCGATGCAAGAATTGTATCGAGTAATGAAAGTTGGTGGATTTGGTATTTTTCAAATTCCGCAGGATTTATCAAGAGAAGTTACTTTTGAAGATAATTCTATTACCGACCCTAAAGAACGCGCAAAAATATTTGGTCAGTACGACCATGTACGTGTGTACGGTCGTGATTATTTTAATAAACTACGTTCTGTAGGATTTAAAGTTGATGAAATAGACTACACAAAAAAAATCGCTCCAGAAAAACTAGAACGATTTGCTTTAATGAAAGGCGAAATTTTGCCTGTATGTTACAAAAACTAG
- the map gene encoding type I methionyl aminopeptidase, translating into MIKPKTREEIELMRESALVVSKTLGMLAKEVKPGVTTLQLDKLAEDFIREQGAIPGFLGLYDFPNTLCMSPNSQVVHGIPNNTPLQEGDIISIDCGAIKNDFYGDHAYTFAVGEIAPETQKLLDITKESLYVGIRELKVGNRVGDVGFAIQNFTEKHGYGVVRELVGHGLGRKMHEDPEMPNYGRRGRGKKFIEGMVVAIEPMTNMGTHKIRQHIDGWTITTLDGKPSAHFEHDVAIVDGKPELLSTFKYIYDALGIESNEEDEFRQQPLVI; encoded by the coding sequence ATGATTAAACCAAAAACTAGAGAAGAAATTGAATTAATGCGCGAAAGTGCTTTAGTAGTATCAAAAACCTTAGGTATGCTTGCCAAAGAAGTAAAACCTGGTGTTACTACATTACAACTTGATAAACTTGCTGAAGATTTTATTCGTGAGCAAGGAGCTATTCCTGGTTTTTTAGGTCTATATGATTTCCCTAATACACTTTGTATGAGCCCAAACTCACAAGTGGTTCATGGAATTCCAAATAACACACCTTTACAAGAAGGTGACATCATCTCTATTGATTGTGGTGCTATAAAAAATGATTTTTACGGAGATCACGCTTACACGTTTGCTGTAGGTGAAATTGCCCCTGAAACTCAAAAACTACTTGATATCACTAAAGAAAGTTTATATGTAGGCATTCGTGAACTTAAAGTAGGGAATCGTGTTGGTGATGTAGGTTTTGCTATTCAAAACTTTACTGAAAAACATGGCTACGGTGTTGTTCGTGAACTGGTAGGGCACGGTTTAGGTCGTAAGATGCACGAAGATCCAGAAATGCCTAACTATGGACGTAGAGGTCGTGGTAAAAAATTTATTGAAGGTATGGTAGTTGCTATTGAGCCTATGACCAATATGGGAACTCATAAAATCCGTCAACATATTGATGGATGGACAATTACCACTTTAGATGGTAAACCATCAGCACACTTTGAACATGATGTAGCCATAGTTGATGGTAAACCAGAGTTACTATCTACCTTTAAGTATATTTACGATGCTTTAGGTATCGAAAGTAATGAAGAAGACGAATTTAGACAACAACCATTAGTTATATAA
- a CDS encoding thioredoxin family protein, with product MKKIVYLFIALLIISCASTPKSLATKNENGNLVGIATKKDFQQEPYGSEWFNDFYSYYQTDKATVEKLKPYLKDIKIKGFMGTWCGDSKREIPNFYKILDEAEFDYKNLELITVNRQKKANGLEEGFNVIRVPTFIFYKDGKEVGRFVEHAIEGSSVEEDFLKILSGQEYKHPYLK from the coding sequence ATGAAAAAAATCGTATACCTTTTTATAGCCTTACTTATTATTTCTTGTGCATCGACACCAAAGAGCCTAGCAACAAAAAATGAAAATGGAAATTTAGTTGGTATTGCCACTAAAAAAGACTTCCAACAAGAGCCATACGGAAGTGAGTGGTTTAACGATTTTTATTCATATTACCAAACAGATAAAGCTACCGTAGAAAAACTAAAACCATATTTAAAAGACATAAAAATAAAAGGTTTTATGGGAACTTGGTGTGGAGATAGTAAAAGAGAGATTCCTAATTTTTATAAAATCTTAGACGAAGCCGAATTCGATTATAAAAACCTTGAATTAATTACAGTAAACCGTCAGAAAAAAGCTAATGGTTTAGAAGAAGGTTTCAATGTAATTCGAGTTCCAACCTTCATTTTTTATAAAGACGGAAAAGAAGTTGGTCGTTTTGTAGAACACGCTATTGAAGGTAGCTCAGTTGAAGAAGATTTCTTAAAAATACTATCTGGTCAAGAATACAAACATCCATATCTAAAATAA
- the gpmI gene encoding 2,3-bisphosphoglycerate-independent phosphoglycerate mutase yields the protein MNKKVILMILDGWGITQDPKVSAIYNAKTPFINSLYNKFPHAQLRTDGEHVGLPVGQMGNSEVGHMNLGAGRIVYQNLAKINKAVKEGTLAQEKELLNAFEYAKTNNKNIHFLGLVSNGGIHSHIDHLKGLLSAANNFGLDNVYLHAFTDGRDCDPKSGKYFINDIQEHMQETTGELATITGRYYAMDRDNRWERVQLAYEALVNGKGTFSSDAPASIQQSYDADVTDEFIKPIVMVDESQQPKTVIKEDDVVIFFNFRTDRGRQLTEALSQKDFPEFNIKKLPLYFVTMTSYDDTFKNTHVIYDGKNIENTLGEVLESAGKSQIRIAETEKYPHVTFFFSGGREDEFTGEKRLLCPSPKVATYDLKPEMSAYEIRDAIVPELQSGNVDFVCLNFANGDMVGHTGVFEAAVKACEAVDNCVEDVVTTALNNGYTTILIADHGNCETMINPDGTPHTAHTTNPVPMILIDKELKSIKSGILGDIAPTILKLMGIEQPKEMTQHSLI from the coding sequence ATGAACAAGAAAGTAATTTTAATGATTTTGGATGGATGGGGGATTACCCAAGACCCAAAAGTATCGGCTATATACAACGCAAAAACTCCATTTATAAATTCGTTATACAATAAATTTCCACATGCACAATTAAGAACCGATGGAGAACATGTTGGTTTACCAGTAGGACAAATGGGAAATTCTGAAGTCGGACATATGAATTTAGGTGCTGGTAGAATTGTATATCAGAATTTAGCCAAAATTAACAAAGCTGTAAAAGAAGGAACTTTAGCACAAGAAAAGGAACTTCTAAACGCTTTTGAATATGCTAAAACAAACAATAAAAATATCCATTTTTTAGGATTGGTTTCTAATGGAGGAATTCATTCTCATATTGATCACCTGAAAGGTTTGCTATCTGCAGCTAACAATTTTGGTTTAGATAATGTATACCTACACGCTTTTACTGACGGTCGTGATTGTGATCCTAAATCAGGAAAGTATTTCATCAACGATATTCAAGAACACATGCAAGAAACTACGGGTGAATTGGCAACAATTACTGGTCGTTACTATGCAATGGATCGTGATAATCGTTGGGAACGTGTGCAACTTGCTTACGAAGCTTTAGTAAACGGAAAAGGAACTTTTTCTTCGGATGCTCCAGCTAGTATTCAACAAAGTTATGATGCAGATGTTACTGATGAGTTTATCAAACCAATAGTAATGGTTGATGAAAGTCAACAACCAAAAACTGTAATTAAGGAAGATGACGTTGTTATTTTCTTCAATTTTAGAACAGATAGGGGTCGTCAATTAACAGAAGCTTTGAGCCAAAAAGATTTTCCTGAATTCAACATAAAAAAACTACCGTTATATTTTGTTACCATGACAAGCTATGACGATACTTTTAAAAACACCCATGTTATTTACGATGGAAAGAACATTGAAAACACTTTGGGTGAAGTATTAGAGTCAGCTGGAAAAAGTCAAATTAGGATTGCTGAGACAGAAAAATATCCACACGTTACTTTCTTTTTCTCTGGTGGAAGAGAAGATGAATTTACAGGAGAAAAACGTTTGCTTTGTCCATCTCCTAAAGTAGCTACCTATGATTTAAAACCTGAAATGAGTGCTTATGAAATTCGCGACGCTATTGTTCCTGAACTACAAAGCGGTAATGTTGATTTTGTATGTTTAAACTTTGCTAATGGTGATATGGTAGGACACACAGGTGTTTTCGAAGCTGCTGTTAAAGCTTGTGAAGCAGTTGACAATTGTGTTGAAGACGTAGTAACAACTGCGTTAAATAATGGCTATACCACTATTTTAATTGCAGATCATGGAAACTGTGAAACAATGATTAACCCAGATGGAACACCACATACAGCGCACACCACCAATCCTGTCCCTATGATTTTAATTGACAAGGAGTTAAAATCAATAAAAAGTGGTATTTTAGGCGACATTGCTCCAACTATTTTAAAATTAATGGGTATTGAACAACCTAAAGAAATGACACAACATTCGCTTATTTAA
- a CDS encoding M48 family metalloprotease: MKIKGGLKTRLLVGIAIVAFAYLRKCSQQEVNPYTGKTQAVSLSPEQEIAIGLQQAPMMTQQHGGLYPNENAQVLVDKVGAKLVNNTVAKKSGYQFDFHLLRDEKTINAFALPGGQIFITHALFTQLKNEDQLAGVLGHEIGHVLGKHSNERITDANFWKLLTMGASVGADLGELANSIGQQTLLKNGRGDELESDELGVKLMIDAGYNPENLIGVMEILKAAAGPNRVPEFQSTHPDPENRIEKIKEAIRKYKK, encoded by the coding sequence ATGAAAATTAAAGGAGGTTTAAAAACTCGTTTGCTTGTAGGTATAGCTATTGTTGCTTTTGCTTATCTACGTAAATGCAGTCAACAAGAGGTAAACCCTTATACAGGGAAAACACAAGCAGTTAGTTTATCTCCAGAACAAGAAATTGCTATTGGACTACAACAAGCTCCTATGATGACTCAGCAACACGGAGGCTTGTATCCTAATGAAAATGCTCAAGTACTTGTAGATAAAGTAGGTGCAAAGCTCGTAAACAACACGGTAGCTAAAAAATCAGGTTACCAATTCGATTTTCATTTATTAAGAGATGAAAAAACAATCAATGCTTTTGCCTTACCTGGAGGGCAAATTTTTATAACTCATGCTTTATTCACTCAATTAAAAAACGAAGATCAACTAGCAGGTGTACTAGGTCATGAAATAGGACATGTCTTAGGAAAACATTCTAACGAACGAATTACCGATGCTAATTTTTGGAAACTTTTAACCATGGGAGCTTCTGTCGGCGCTGATTTAGGAGAACTGGCGAATAGTATTGGACAACAAACTTTATTAAAAAACGGTCGTGGTGATGAATTAGAAAGTGATGAGTTAGGTGTTAAATTAATGATTGATGCAGGTTATAACCCTGAAAACTTGATTGGCGTAATGGAAATTTTAAAAGCTGCAGCTGGTCCAAATAGAGTTCCTGAATTTCAAAGCACCCACCCTGACCCTGAAAATAGAATTGAAAAAATTAAAGAAGCTATACGTAAATATAAAAAGTAA
- a CDS encoding aromatic amino acid hydroxylase: MEPHFELNEVTKKLPKHLHKFVVKQPYDEYTAQNQAVWRYVMRMNVDYLGKVAHASYLDGLKKTGISVEKIPHMQGMNRILKEIGWAAVSVDGFIPPNAFMEFQAYNVLVIASDMRTIDHIEYTPAPDIIHEAAGHAPIIANPEYAEYLRRFGEIGAKAISSAKDYEMYEAIRLLSILKEDPNSTQKDIDEAQEQVEWLQNNMGELSEMAQIRNLHWWTVEYGLIGTLENPKIYGAGLLSSIGESKWCMKDEVEKVSYTLDAANVSFDITKPQPQLFVTPDFAHLSLVLEQFANKMAIRTGGLKGIEKLIDSKNLGTIELSTGIQVSGIFTNVITDENNKAIYVQTTGPTALANRDKELIGHGTNYHAEGFGSPIGKLKGINIPIENMSPRDLKAYGIYEGEQVTLEFEGGVKVVGEVITGTRDLRGRILLISFKNCTVTHGDTLLFHPDWGVYDMAVGVEVVSAFAGPADVASFGDVGKVSETKTHKIQYSDSDRKLYSLYDRVRELREGGTVSEEDIEEIFTEVKSNYKNDWLLSLELLELATLNNFSIKGALREYLEEMKSNKSYTTLIENGLLLLENYQEV; this comes from the coding sequence ATGGAGCCTCACTTTGAGTTAAACGAAGTTACTAAGAAGTTACCCAAGCATTTACATAAGTTCGTGGTAAAACAACCGTATGATGAATATACGGCTCAAAACCAAGCTGTATGGCGTTATGTAATGCGTATGAATGTAGATTATTTAGGGAAAGTAGCGCATGCTTCGTACTTAGATGGATTGAAAAAGACAGGCATTTCCGTTGAGAAAATTCCTCACATGCAAGGAATGAATCGTATTTTAAAAGAAATAGGTTGGGCGGCAGTATCTGTTGATGGATTTATACCACCGAATGCTTTTATGGAATTTCAAGCGTACAATGTGTTAGTGATTGCGTCTGACATGCGTACGATAGATCATATTGAATACACGCCAGCTCCTGATATTATTCATGAAGCTGCAGGACATGCACCAATTATAGCAAATCCAGAGTATGCTGAATATTTACGCCGTTTTGGTGAAATTGGCGCAAAAGCGATTTCTTCAGCAAAAGATTACGAAATGTATGAAGCTATTCGTTTGTTGTCTATTTTAAAAGAAGATCCTAATTCTACTCAAAAAGATATTGATGAAGCACAAGAACAAGTTGAGTGGTTACAAAATAACATGGGAGAGCTTTCAGAAATGGCTCAAATTAGAAATTTACACTGGTGGACAGTGGAGTATGGATTGATAGGGACCCTAGAAAATCCAAAAATTTATGGAGCAGGGTTATTGTCTTCTATTGGAGAGAGTAAATGGTGTATGAAAGATGAGGTCGAAAAAGTTTCATATACATTAGATGCTGCGAATGTAAGTTTTGATATTACAAAACCTCAACCTCAGTTGTTTGTTACTCCAGATTTTGCTCATTTAAGTTTAGTGTTGGAGCAGTTTGCTAATAAAATGGCAATACGAACTGGTGGATTAAAAGGAATAGAAAAATTGATAGATTCTAAAAATTTAGGAACTATCGAGTTGAGTACAGGTATTCAAGTGTCAGGGATTTTTACCAATGTAATAACTGATGAGAATAATAAAGCCATTTATGTACAAACAACTGGTCCTACTGCGTTAGCAAATAGAGATAAAGAATTAATAGGTCACGGAACAAATTATCATGCAGAAGGTTTTGGAAGTCCAATAGGAAAGTTAAAAGGGATTAATATTCCAATAGAGAATATGAGTCCGCGAGATTTGAAAGCTTATGGTATTTATGAAGGAGAGCAGGTTACCTTAGAGTTTGAAGGTGGAGTAAAAGTAGTAGGAGAAGTAATTACAGGAACAAGGGATTTAAGAGGTAGGATTTTACTAATTTCTTTTAAAAACTGTACAGTAACTCATGGAGACACGTTGTTATTTCACCCAGATTGGGGAGTATACGATATGGCTGTGGGTGTAGAGGTGGTATCTGCTTTTGCAGGTCCTGCAGATGTGGCTTCATTTGGGGATGTAGGAAAAGTATCGGAAACCAAAACGCACAAAATTCAATATTCTGATTCAGATAGAAAGTTATATAGTTTATATGACAGAGTAAGAGAACTAAGGGAAGGTGGTACGGTTTCTGAGGAAGACATTGAGGAAATTTTTACAGAAGTAAAATCAAATTATAAAAATGATTGGTTGTTGTCGTTAGAGCTGTTAGAATTGGCAACACTAAACAATTTTTCAATAAAAGGAGCGTTACGTGAATATCTTGAAGAAATGAAAAGTAACAAGAGTTACACTACGTTAATAGAAAACGGTTTACTTTTGTTGGAAAATTACCAAGAAGTATAA
- a CDS encoding rhodanese-like domain-containing protein, giving the protein MSNEIQEYLAKGAVVLDVRTLAEWNEGHSEGAKHIVLATIPTNVEEIKSWDKPVIAVCRSGGRSGQAAEFLQNHGIDVINGGPWQNVDQYLVK; this is encoded by the coding sequence ATGAGTAACGAAATACAGGAATATTTAGCTAAAGGAGCAGTTGTTTTAGATGTAAGGACTTTAGCGGAATGGAATGAAGGGCATAGTGAAGGAGCTAAGCATATTGTTTTAGCTACGATTCCTACAAATGTAGAGGAAATTAAATCGTGGGATAAGCCAGTAATTGCAGTATGTAGAAGTGGTGGTAGAAGCGGGCAAGCAGCAGAGTTTTTACAAAACCATGGGATTGATGTAATTAACGGAGGGCCTTGGCAAAATGTTGATCAATATTTAGTGAAATAA